A DNA window from Macadamia integrifolia cultivar HAES 741 chromosome 4, SCU_Mint_v3, whole genome shotgun sequence contains the following coding sequences:
- the LOC122076270 gene encoding acidic endochitinase-like, with the protein MGSALNTRLFDYVWVQFYNNTSCQYNLGNVNNLLSSWRKWTSLVPATKIFMGLPAAGSGFVPASVLNSQVLPVIKTSAKYEGVMLWNKYYDDESGYSNSTRNSV; encoded by the coding sequence ATGGGTAGTGCACTTAACACAAGGCTTTTCGATTATGTTTGGGTTCAGTTTTATAATAATACTTCATGCCAATATAACTTAGGGAATGTTAACAATCTTTTGAGTTCTTGGAGGAAATGGACCTCGTTGGTGCCGGCAACCAAGATATTCATGGGTTTACCGGCGGCAGGAAGTGGGTTCGTCCCTGCAAGTGTGTTGAATTCTCAGGTATTACCAGTGATCAAGACTTCAGCCAAGTATGAAGGTGTGATGTTGTGGAATAAGTATTATGATGATGAGAGTGGATATAGTAATTCCACTAGAAACAGTGTCTGA
- the LOC122076271 gene encoding ankyrin-1-like, whose translation MDPQVYKSTKLGDITLLQQVVIEDSSRLMKQTPQKNTTLHVAVKFCHTEFVKEMYSALLQCYTSLEGDMDYSRSLSLITQVNLEDDTALHVAAREGHASIAQYLIEKIKPWPFDHDVESGNSSPVVPKKIRMRKKSFHTALHETMRRNDLEMVKLLTEANPDLGHPNYDADVEGHGESPLYLAVRDGRLDILNQIFLICPSPAHSGPYGRTTLHVAIVERRLGI comes from the coding sequence ATGGATCCTCAAGTCTACAAGTCTACAAAGCTTGGTGACATTACACTTCTCCAACaagtagtgattgaagattctagCCGACTAATGAAACAAACTCCACAAAAGAACACAACCCTTCATGTCGCTGTGAAGTTTTGTCACACAGAGTTTGTGAAGGAAATGTACTCTGCGCTTCTCCAATGCTATACTAGTCTAGAAGGGGACATGGACTACAGCAGAAGCCTATCTCTTATCACACAGGTGAACTTAGAAGATGATACTGCCCTTCATGTAGCAGCCAGAGAAGGGCACGCTTCCATAGCTCAATATCTAATTGAAAAGATTAAGCCTTGGCCTTTTGACCATGATGTCGAAAGTGGAAATAGTAGTCCAGTTGTTCCTAAGAAAATAAGGATGAGAAAAAAGAGCTTTCACACAGCCCTGCACGAAACTATGCGTAGAAATGACCTTGAGATGGTGAAGTTGCTGACTGAGGCTAATCCTGATTTAGGGCATCCCAACTACGATGCCGATGTAGAAGGACATGGGGAATCTCCACTCTACCTGGCTGTCAGAGATGGACGCTTAGATATTCTCAACCAAATCTTTCTCATTTGTCCATCTCCAGCTCACAGTGGACCATATGGTCGGACAACTTTACATGTGGCCATCGTCGAGAGGAGGCTAGGTATTTAA